From a region of the Eublepharis macularius isolate TG4126 chromosome 7, MPM_Emac_v1.0, whole genome shotgun sequence genome:
- the LRRCC1 gene encoding leucine-rich repeat and coiled-coil domain-containing protein 1 isoform X1, whose translation MTESDAEVGELSLMDRGIKSLAEIPLSSQLHTLNLHCNQISRIEGLDHILNLHHLDLSSNCIRRIEGLSSLANLHTLNLSCNLITKIEGLEKLFSLSRLNLSYNRIHDLTGLLYLRGTNYKISYLELHSNCINNVNHLLQCLTGLQYLSHLTLEKNGKSNPLCTAASYREILLQALPQLTILDGKNIFGEPVNIMEANPSDLMCFEGLLDCLASSHSPTEEEETCVNLPVITPRIDQVLAHFRQRTATPSWPTTSASTELVSSSEPETVKLGNDLYNDMRIKKLEDQISHLLEKMTNSSKNHIDLNVIKAKRDTDLTSGSDGEKENSRKVVKRSKLPNYRKATLSTKHRFQRGKVSDSGDKQSSTKSEKLGSQVREEEDSSLLSDVPSLEVVGKSPKKLTGGEKNPVKKLKSIDSSIPEESTYRALIQELDQERERRWKAEQAEKKLRENIKELQCHAKEEKDIQSMAVYTTDRLKELVLRERNAKTKLQVDIQQLKEETESLRKELNQSKQKEEDQRKARQALEETLSKMETQRVQQQASEIKRIQTAELKASAAEREVQLLRVSVRQQKEKTEQVHEVLTLREQEHRKELEARVSLNGSEFQEAVSKEVAKEQQRHERHIKELEGKISHLCQNYKDLEDEFRIALTIEAKRFAEVKEAFDNVAAELAEHKHVLLQSQQKEKQSATLIQELTSMVKEQKSKITELVKSKQETMCNWKSQIQALESMVEEDKQKTIQLELLKQEKSKLISQITAQESVIDGLKAERKIWGQELAQQGASLAQDRGKLEAKIEVLTNEIETQKKQNERNSDSLKIKSKIVEDQTETIRKLKVALQERDEQIRKHREESTEMEKRLQVQLEEKEAHVDELMEQLERQNERKEELKQQLQQKDKELEDTKKAYSAMNKKWQDKGGLLSKLEAQVKQMKDNFDIKEKHLIEEREKSLQSQKATMEKLHSMDDAFRRQLESTLAAHQVELLQLANEKQQQIVAANEKVYQVEEEMRQLLQETASNKKAMEEKIKRLTVALSDIQQEL comes from the exons ATGACGGAGTCCGACGCAGAAGTGGGGGAACTCAGCCTCATGGACCGAGGTATCAAGAG TTTGGCAGAAATACCTTTAAGTTCACAACTTCATACACTCAACTTGCACTGCAACCAGATATCAAGGATCGAAGGACTTGACCACATTTTGAATTTAcatcatcttgatctatcatcaAATTGCATACGTCGGATCGAAGGACTGAGTTCTCTAGCTAACTTGCATACTTTAAACTTGTCTTGTAACTTGATAACAAAAATTGAAG GATTGGAAAAGCTATTTAGCTTAAGTAGATTGAATTTATCTTATAACCGCATACATGATCTTACAG ggctgttatATCTTCGTGGAACCAATTATAAAATTAGCTATCTTGAGCTTCATAGCAACTGCATAAACAATGTTAACCACTTACTCCAGTGCTTGACTGGATTACAGTACCTGTCCCATCTTACTTTAGAAAAGAACGGAAAAAGTAATCCACTGTGTACTGCAGCAA GTTACAGAGAGATCCTCCTCCAGGCTTTACCCCAGCTAACTATCCTAGATGGAAAAAATATATTTGGTGAACCAGTAAACATCATGGAAGCCAATCCGTCAGATCTGATGTGCTTTGAAGGCCTTTTGGATTGCTTGGCTTCATCCCATTCCCCCACAGAAGAAGAGGAG acTTGTGTTAATTTACCAGTGATAACACCCCGTATTGACCAGGTGTTAGCTCACTTTCGCCAACGTACAGCTACGCCATCTTGGCCCACAACTAGTGCTTCCACTGAACTGGTATCATCTTCGGAGCCAGAAACTGTGAAACTTGGCAACGACTTATACAATGATATGAGAATAAAAAAATTAGAGGATCAAATATCGCATCTTTTGGAAAAG ATGACAAACTCTTCAAAAAATCACATTGATTTGAATGTTATTAAAGCAAAAAGAGACACAGATCTCACTTCAGGGAGTGATGgtgaaaaagaaaacagcaggaaGGTGGTGAAAAGAAGCAAACTCCCTAATTATCGGAAAGCAACTTTATCTACCAAACACCGTTTTCAGAGGGGCAAAGTCTCAGACAG TGGAGACAAGCAGTCTTCTACAAAATCAGAAAAATTAGGCTCTCAAGTCCGAGAGGAAGAAGATTCAAGTTTACTCTCTGATGTGCCAAGTTTGGAAGTAGTGGGGAAATCACCCAAGAAATTGACAGGTGGAGAGAAGAACCCAGTGAAAAAACTAAAAAGCATAGATTCAAGTATTCCAGAGGAATCAACTTACAGG GCACTGATTCAGGAACTGGATCAAGAGCGGGAGAGGCGGTGGAAAGCTGAACAAGCTGAAAAGAAACTGAGAGAAAATATCAAGGAACTGCAGTGCCACgcaaaagaagaaaaggataTTCAAAGCATGGCTGTGTATACTACGGATAG GCTAAAAGAGCTGGTATTGAGAGAGAGAAATGCAAAGACAAAACTGCAGGTTGACATTCAGCAACTGAAAGAGGAAACGGAAAGCCTTCGTAAGGAGCTAAATCAATCCAAACAGAAAGAGGAGGATCAAAGAAAGGCACGGCAGGCCCTAGAAGAAACCCTCTCCAAAATGGAGACACAAAGGGTGCAACAGCAAGCTTCAGAG ATAAAACGAATTCAAACTGCAGAACTTAAAGCTTCAGCCGCTGAGAGAGAAGTTCAGTTACTTCGAGTATCTGTTCGACAACAAAAAGAGAAGACAGAACAAGTCCATGAAGTTCTTACACTAAGAGAGCAGGAGCACAG AAAAGAACTGGAAGCTAGAGTTAGTTTAAATGGCTCAGAATTCCAAGAGGCTGTGTCAAAAGAAGTGGCTAAAGAGCAGCAGAGACACGAACGCCATATTAAAGAACTGGAGGGAAAAATTAGTCACTTATGCCAGAATTATAAAGATCTGGAAGATGAATTTCGAATTGCATTAACAATTGAAGCCAAAAGATTTGCAGAG GTTAAAGAGGCCTTTGACAATGTCGCTGCTGAGTTGGCAGAACATAAACATGTTTTACTTCAATCTCAACAAAAAGAAAAGCAGTCAGCCACTCTGATCCAAGAGCTGACATCCATGGTGAAAGAACAAAAATCTAAGATCACAGAGCTGGTCAAATCAAAACAAGAAACAATGTGTAACTGGAAA AGTCAAATCCAAGCACTTGAAAGCATGGTAGAGGAAGATAAACAGAAGACAATTCAACTTGAGCTTCTTAAACAAGAAAAATCAAAACTTATTTCACAGATAACAGCTCAGGAGTCTGTGATTGATGGATTAAAAGCTGAAAGAAAAATATGGGGACAAGAACTGGCACAACAGG GAGCTTCTCTTGCTCAAGATCGAGGAAAATTGGAAGCCAAAATAGAAGTCCTAACTAATGAGATTGAGACTCAGAAGAAACAAAATGAACGGAACAGTGATTCGTTGAAGATCAAGTCTAAAATAGTGGAAGATCAAACAGAAACCATTAGAAAATTAAAAGTA GCCTTACAGGAACGAGATGAACAAATAAGAAAACATCGTGAAGAAAGTACGGAAATGGAGAAGAGACTTCAGGTACAACTAGAAGAAAAAGAGGCACATGTGGATGAGCTAATGGAACAGTTAGAAAGGCAAAATGAGAGGAAAGAAGAACTAAAGCAACAGTTGCAACAAAAAGACAAAGAGCTTGAAGATACCAAGAAAGCTTACAG TGCAATGAATAAGAAATGGCAAGATAAAGGAGGATTATTAAGCAAGCTGGAAGCTCAGGTTAAACAAATGAAAGACAATTTTGACATAAAAGAGAAACACCTAattgaagaaagagagaaaagtctTCAATCTCAAAA GGCAACAATGGAAAAGCTTCATTCTATGGATGATGCTTTCAGAAGGCAACTTGAATCAACACTAGCAGCTCATCAAGTGGAATTGCTGCAGTTAGCAAACGAAAAACAGCAACAAATTGTAGCAGCAAATGAAAAG GTTTACCAGGTTGAAGAAGAAATGAGACAGTTACTTCAGGAAACGGCAAGCAATAAAAAGGCCATGGAAGAGAAAATAAAACGGCTTACAGTTGCCCTGAGTGACATTCAGCAAGAGCTCTGA
- the LRRCC1 gene encoding leucine-rich repeat and coiled-coil domain-containing protein 1 isoform X2, with amino-acid sequence MTESDAEVGELSLMDRGIKSLAEIPLSSQLHTLNLHCNQISRIEGLDHILNLHHLDLSSNCIRRIEGLSSLANLHTLNLSCNLITKIEGLEKLFSLSRLNLSYNRIHDLTGLLYLRGTNYKISYLELHSNCINNVNHLLQCLTGLQYLSHLTLEKNGKSNPLCTAASYREILLQALPQLTILDGKNIFGEPVNIMEANPSDLMCFEGLLDCLASSHSPTEEEEMTNSSKNHIDLNVIKAKRDTDLTSGSDGEKENSRKVVKRSKLPNYRKATLSTKHRFQRGKVSDSGDKQSSTKSEKLGSQVREEEDSSLLSDVPSLEVVGKSPKKLTGGEKNPVKKLKSIDSSIPEESTYRALIQELDQERERRWKAEQAEKKLRENIKELQCHAKEEKDIQSMAVYTTDRLKELVLRERNAKTKLQVDIQQLKEETESLRKELNQSKQKEEDQRKARQALEETLSKMETQRVQQQASEIKRIQTAELKASAAEREVQLLRVSVRQQKEKTEQVHEVLTLREQEHRKELEARVSLNGSEFQEAVSKEVAKEQQRHERHIKELEGKISHLCQNYKDLEDEFRIALTIEAKRFAEVKEAFDNVAAELAEHKHVLLQSQQKEKQSATLIQELTSMVKEQKSKITELVKSKQETMCNWKSQIQALESMVEEDKQKTIQLELLKQEKSKLISQITAQESVIDGLKAERKIWGQELAQQGASLAQDRGKLEAKIEVLTNEIETQKKQNERNSDSLKIKSKIVEDQTETIRKLKVALQERDEQIRKHREESTEMEKRLQVQLEEKEAHVDELMEQLERQNERKEELKQQLQQKDKELEDTKKAYSAMNKKWQDKGGLLSKLEAQVKQMKDNFDIKEKHLIEEREKSLQSQKATMEKLHSMDDAFRRQLESTLAAHQVELLQLANEKQQQIVAANEKVYQVEEEMRQLLQETASNKKAMEEKIKRLTVALSDIQQEL; translated from the exons ATGACGGAGTCCGACGCAGAAGTGGGGGAACTCAGCCTCATGGACCGAGGTATCAAGAG TTTGGCAGAAATACCTTTAAGTTCACAACTTCATACACTCAACTTGCACTGCAACCAGATATCAAGGATCGAAGGACTTGACCACATTTTGAATTTAcatcatcttgatctatcatcaAATTGCATACGTCGGATCGAAGGACTGAGTTCTCTAGCTAACTTGCATACTTTAAACTTGTCTTGTAACTTGATAACAAAAATTGAAG GATTGGAAAAGCTATTTAGCTTAAGTAGATTGAATTTATCTTATAACCGCATACATGATCTTACAG ggctgttatATCTTCGTGGAACCAATTATAAAATTAGCTATCTTGAGCTTCATAGCAACTGCATAAACAATGTTAACCACTTACTCCAGTGCTTGACTGGATTACAGTACCTGTCCCATCTTACTTTAGAAAAGAACGGAAAAAGTAATCCACTGTGTACTGCAGCAA GTTACAGAGAGATCCTCCTCCAGGCTTTACCCCAGCTAACTATCCTAGATGGAAAAAATATATTTGGTGAACCAGTAAACATCATGGAAGCCAATCCGTCAGATCTGATGTGCTTTGAAGGCCTTTTGGATTGCTTGGCTTCATCCCATTCCCCCACAGAAGAAGAGGAG ATGACAAACTCTTCAAAAAATCACATTGATTTGAATGTTATTAAAGCAAAAAGAGACACAGATCTCACTTCAGGGAGTGATGgtgaaaaagaaaacagcaggaaGGTGGTGAAAAGAAGCAAACTCCCTAATTATCGGAAAGCAACTTTATCTACCAAACACCGTTTTCAGAGGGGCAAAGTCTCAGACAG TGGAGACAAGCAGTCTTCTACAAAATCAGAAAAATTAGGCTCTCAAGTCCGAGAGGAAGAAGATTCAAGTTTACTCTCTGATGTGCCAAGTTTGGAAGTAGTGGGGAAATCACCCAAGAAATTGACAGGTGGAGAGAAGAACCCAGTGAAAAAACTAAAAAGCATAGATTCAAGTATTCCAGAGGAATCAACTTACAGG GCACTGATTCAGGAACTGGATCAAGAGCGGGAGAGGCGGTGGAAAGCTGAACAAGCTGAAAAGAAACTGAGAGAAAATATCAAGGAACTGCAGTGCCACgcaaaagaagaaaaggataTTCAAAGCATGGCTGTGTATACTACGGATAG GCTAAAAGAGCTGGTATTGAGAGAGAGAAATGCAAAGACAAAACTGCAGGTTGACATTCAGCAACTGAAAGAGGAAACGGAAAGCCTTCGTAAGGAGCTAAATCAATCCAAACAGAAAGAGGAGGATCAAAGAAAGGCACGGCAGGCCCTAGAAGAAACCCTCTCCAAAATGGAGACACAAAGGGTGCAACAGCAAGCTTCAGAG ATAAAACGAATTCAAACTGCAGAACTTAAAGCTTCAGCCGCTGAGAGAGAAGTTCAGTTACTTCGAGTATCTGTTCGACAACAAAAAGAGAAGACAGAACAAGTCCATGAAGTTCTTACACTAAGAGAGCAGGAGCACAG AAAAGAACTGGAAGCTAGAGTTAGTTTAAATGGCTCAGAATTCCAAGAGGCTGTGTCAAAAGAAGTGGCTAAAGAGCAGCAGAGACACGAACGCCATATTAAAGAACTGGAGGGAAAAATTAGTCACTTATGCCAGAATTATAAAGATCTGGAAGATGAATTTCGAATTGCATTAACAATTGAAGCCAAAAGATTTGCAGAG GTTAAAGAGGCCTTTGACAATGTCGCTGCTGAGTTGGCAGAACATAAACATGTTTTACTTCAATCTCAACAAAAAGAAAAGCAGTCAGCCACTCTGATCCAAGAGCTGACATCCATGGTGAAAGAACAAAAATCTAAGATCACAGAGCTGGTCAAATCAAAACAAGAAACAATGTGTAACTGGAAA AGTCAAATCCAAGCACTTGAAAGCATGGTAGAGGAAGATAAACAGAAGACAATTCAACTTGAGCTTCTTAAACAAGAAAAATCAAAACTTATTTCACAGATAACAGCTCAGGAGTCTGTGATTGATGGATTAAAAGCTGAAAGAAAAATATGGGGACAAGAACTGGCACAACAGG GAGCTTCTCTTGCTCAAGATCGAGGAAAATTGGAAGCCAAAATAGAAGTCCTAACTAATGAGATTGAGACTCAGAAGAAACAAAATGAACGGAACAGTGATTCGTTGAAGATCAAGTCTAAAATAGTGGAAGATCAAACAGAAACCATTAGAAAATTAAAAGTA GCCTTACAGGAACGAGATGAACAAATAAGAAAACATCGTGAAGAAAGTACGGAAATGGAGAAGAGACTTCAGGTACAACTAGAAGAAAAAGAGGCACATGTGGATGAGCTAATGGAACAGTTAGAAAGGCAAAATGAGAGGAAAGAAGAACTAAAGCAACAGTTGCAACAAAAAGACAAAGAGCTTGAAGATACCAAGAAAGCTTACAG TGCAATGAATAAGAAATGGCAAGATAAAGGAGGATTATTAAGCAAGCTGGAAGCTCAGGTTAAACAAATGAAAGACAATTTTGACATAAAAGAGAAACACCTAattgaagaaagagagaaaagtctTCAATCTCAAAA GGCAACAATGGAAAAGCTTCATTCTATGGATGATGCTTTCAGAAGGCAACTTGAATCAACACTAGCAGCTCATCAAGTGGAATTGCTGCAGTTAGCAAACGAAAAACAGCAACAAATTGTAGCAGCAAATGAAAAG GTTTACCAGGTTGAAGAAGAAATGAGACAGTTACTTCAGGAAACGGCAAGCAATAAAAAGGCCATGGAAGAGAAAATAAAACGGCTTACAGTTGCCCTGAGTGACATTCAGCAAGAGCTCTGA
- the LRRCC1 gene encoding leucine-rich repeat and coiled-coil domain-containing protein 1 isoform X3, with the protein MTESDAEVGELSLMDRGIKSLAEIPLSSQLHTLNLHCNQISRIEGLDHILNLHHLDLSSNCIRRIEGLSSLANLHTLNLSCNLITKIEGLEKLFSLSRLNLSYNRIHDLTGLLYLRGTNYKISYLELHSNCINNVNHLLQCLTGLQYLSHLTLEKNGKSNPLCTAASYREILLQALPQLTILDGKNIFGEPVNIMEANPSDLMCFEGLLDCLASSHSPTEEEETCVNLPVITPRIDQVLAHFRQRTATPSWPTTSASTELVSSSEPETVKLGNDLYNDMRIKKLEDQISHLLEKMTNSSKNHIDLNVIKAKRDTDLTSGSDGEKENSRKVVKRSKLPNYRKATLSTKHRFQRGKVSDSGDKQSSTKSEKLGSQVREEEDSSLLSDVPSLEVVGKSPKKLTGGEKNPVKKLKSIDSSIPEESTYRALIQELDQERERRWKAEQAEKKLRENIKELQCHAKEEKDIQSMAVYTTDRKELEARVSLNGSEFQEAVSKEVAKEQQRHERHIKELEGKISHLCQNYKDLEDEFRIALTIEAKRFAEVKEAFDNVAAELAEHKHVLLQSQQKEKQSATLIQELTSMVKEQKSKITELVKSKQETMCNWKSQIQALESMVEEDKQKTIQLELLKQEKSKLISQITAQESVIDGLKAERKIWGQELAQQGASLAQDRGKLEAKIEVLTNEIETQKKQNERNSDSLKIKSKIVEDQTETIRKLKVALQERDEQIRKHREESTEMEKRLQVQLEEKEAHVDELMEQLERQNERKEELKQQLQQKDKELEDTKKAYSAMNKKWQDKGGLLSKLEAQVKQMKDNFDIKEKHLIEEREKSLQSQKATMEKLHSMDDAFRRQLESTLAAHQVELLQLANEKQQQIVAANEKVYQVEEEMRQLLQETASNKKAMEEKIKRLTVALSDIQQEL; encoded by the exons ATGACGGAGTCCGACGCAGAAGTGGGGGAACTCAGCCTCATGGACCGAGGTATCAAGAG TTTGGCAGAAATACCTTTAAGTTCACAACTTCATACACTCAACTTGCACTGCAACCAGATATCAAGGATCGAAGGACTTGACCACATTTTGAATTTAcatcatcttgatctatcatcaAATTGCATACGTCGGATCGAAGGACTGAGTTCTCTAGCTAACTTGCATACTTTAAACTTGTCTTGTAACTTGATAACAAAAATTGAAG GATTGGAAAAGCTATTTAGCTTAAGTAGATTGAATTTATCTTATAACCGCATACATGATCTTACAG ggctgttatATCTTCGTGGAACCAATTATAAAATTAGCTATCTTGAGCTTCATAGCAACTGCATAAACAATGTTAACCACTTACTCCAGTGCTTGACTGGATTACAGTACCTGTCCCATCTTACTTTAGAAAAGAACGGAAAAAGTAATCCACTGTGTACTGCAGCAA GTTACAGAGAGATCCTCCTCCAGGCTTTACCCCAGCTAACTATCCTAGATGGAAAAAATATATTTGGTGAACCAGTAAACATCATGGAAGCCAATCCGTCAGATCTGATGTGCTTTGAAGGCCTTTTGGATTGCTTGGCTTCATCCCATTCCCCCACAGAAGAAGAGGAG acTTGTGTTAATTTACCAGTGATAACACCCCGTATTGACCAGGTGTTAGCTCACTTTCGCCAACGTACAGCTACGCCATCTTGGCCCACAACTAGTGCTTCCACTGAACTGGTATCATCTTCGGAGCCAGAAACTGTGAAACTTGGCAACGACTTATACAATGATATGAGAATAAAAAAATTAGAGGATCAAATATCGCATCTTTTGGAAAAG ATGACAAACTCTTCAAAAAATCACATTGATTTGAATGTTATTAAAGCAAAAAGAGACACAGATCTCACTTCAGGGAGTGATGgtgaaaaagaaaacagcaggaaGGTGGTGAAAAGAAGCAAACTCCCTAATTATCGGAAAGCAACTTTATCTACCAAACACCGTTTTCAGAGGGGCAAAGTCTCAGACAG TGGAGACAAGCAGTCTTCTACAAAATCAGAAAAATTAGGCTCTCAAGTCCGAGAGGAAGAAGATTCAAGTTTACTCTCTGATGTGCCAAGTTTGGAAGTAGTGGGGAAATCACCCAAGAAATTGACAGGTGGAGAGAAGAACCCAGTGAAAAAACTAAAAAGCATAGATTCAAGTATTCCAGAGGAATCAACTTACAGG GCACTGATTCAGGAACTGGATCAAGAGCGGGAGAGGCGGTGGAAAGCTGAACAAGCTGAAAAGAAACTGAGAGAAAATATCAAGGAACTGCAGTGCCACgcaaaagaagaaaaggataTTCAAAGCATGGCTGTGTATACTACGGATAG AAAAGAACTGGAAGCTAGAGTTAGTTTAAATGGCTCAGAATTCCAAGAGGCTGTGTCAAAAGAAGTGGCTAAAGAGCAGCAGAGACACGAACGCCATATTAAAGAACTGGAGGGAAAAATTAGTCACTTATGCCAGAATTATAAAGATCTGGAAGATGAATTTCGAATTGCATTAACAATTGAAGCCAAAAGATTTGCAGAG GTTAAAGAGGCCTTTGACAATGTCGCTGCTGAGTTGGCAGAACATAAACATGTTTTACTTCAATCTCAACAAAAAGAAAAGCAGTCAGCCACTCTGATCCAAGAGCTGACATCCATGGTGAAAGAACAAAAATCTAAGATCACAGAGCTGGTCAAATCAAAACAAGAAACAATGTGTAACTGGAAA AGTCAAATCCAAGCACTTGAAAGCATGGTAGAGGAAGATAAACAGAAGACAATTCAACTTGAGCTTCTTAAACAAGAAAAATCAAAACTTATTTCACAGATAACAGCTCAGGAGTCTGTGATTGATGGATTAAAAGCTGAAAGAAAAATATGGGGACAAGAACTGGCACAACAGG GAGCTTCTCTTGCTCAAGATCGAGGAAAATTGGAAGCCAAAATAGAAGTCCTAACTAATGAGATTGAGACTCAGAAGAAACAAAATGAACGGAACAGTGATTCGTTGAAGATCAAGTCTAAAATAGTGGAAGATCAAACAGAAACCATTAGAAAATTAAAAGTA GCCTTACAGGAACGAGATGAACAAATAAGAAAACATCGTGAAGAAAGTACGGAAATGGAGAAGAGACTTCAGGTACAACTAGAAGAAAAAGAGGCACATGTGGATGAGCTAATGGAACAGTTAGAAAGGCAAAATGAGAGGAAAGAAGAACTAAAGCAACAGTTGCAACAAAAAGACAAAGAGCTTGAAGATACCAAGAAAGCTTACAG TGCAATGAATAAGAAATGGCAAGATAAAGGAGGATTATTAAGCAAGCTGGAAGCTCAGGTTAAACAAATGAAAGACAATTTTGACATAAAAGAGAAACACCTAattgaagaaagagagaaaagtctTCAATCTCAAAA GGCAACAATGGAAAAGCTTCATTCTATGGATGATGCTTTCAGAAGGCAACTTGAATCAACACTAGCAGCTCATCAAGTGGAATTGCTGCAGTTAGCAAACGAAAAACAGCAACAAATTGTAGCAGCAAATGAAAAG GTTTACCAGGTTGAAGAAGAAATGAGACAGTTACTTCAGGAAACGGCAAGCAATAAAAAGGCCATGGAAGAGAAAATAAAACGGCTTACAGTTGCCCTGAGTGACATTCAGCAAGAGCTCTGA